A window of the Gemmatirosa kalamazoonensis genome harbors these coding sequences:
- a CDS encoding serine/threonine-protein kinase, translating to MPDLLQDRVVAAIGDRYDVEGELGRGGMAVVYRARDVRLRRPVALKVLPPDLAFREGVRARFLREAETAAQLSHPHVVPIYAADETNGVAWLAMALVEGETLGARMTRAPRLPVEETRRILAEVAGALAYAHARGVVHRDIKPDNILLDRDSGHALVTDFGIARAAEADTRLTLTGIAVGTPTYMSPEQALGERELDGRSDLYSLAVVGYQMLAGAPPFTATSAAALLMKHVGERPVPIAHLRPDVPLGLAAAIDRALAKKPEDRWADAAEFQRALLAAAPMAAVPAVPSRAVAPPQSVPRPPRPAAPEPTAPLEWRAHRDAAQEQIDNAREQIERARDQLREQRRAWRERHRDQRDAVRDAVKGYANANWSVARSAMPMQPLPLPESALAQPWQGGVERGYPPVALDQRAEWFRRKVIRSVALLAFLTCVNLVTIAASQVPFPWVMFPAIGIIRGLRRRWRPLAREGLSFSEVMFGGGEQAVAASARAHDTGRAERLVRRLQRRVTTFIIGVVGAVVSFIIGASLHAEPMLVPFAGFMILAGLSALSFGVTAIRVRRTGISVRDALGSSWRDALAAADRRPREVILSEQVARLASAEVLGGPYARAVRGAVDDRLTVRETLAKLSPADRALLPDVMPTIDALVQRVAELAQSLHRLDGDISPSQLPQIEARLRAVEAEPATAPDRERKLQLLRRQRASIVELSSKRETLAAQMESAQLVLQNLKLDLIKLRSKGVGAAIGEVSTATQEARVLSRDIAHALEAAAEVRGL from the coding sequence ATGCCTGATCTCCTCCAGGATCGCGTCGTCGCCGCCATCGGCGACCGGTACGACGTCGAGGGGGAGCTCGGGCGGGGCGGGATGGCGGTGGTCTATCGGGCGCGCGACGTCCGCCTCCGCCGGCCGGTCGCGCTGAAGGTGCTACCGCCGGACCTCGCGTTCCGCGAGGGAGTCCGGGCCCGCTTCCTCCGCGAGGCGGAGACCGCCGCCCAGCTCTCGCACCCGCACGTCGTCCCCATCTACGCGGCGGACGAGACCAACGGCGTCGCCTGGCTGGCGATGGCGCTCGTGGAAGGGGAGACGCTCGGCGCGCGCATGACGCGGGCTCCGCGGCTGCCGGTCGAGGAGACGCGGCGCATCCTCGCCGAGGTGGCCGGCGCGCTCGCCTACGCGCACGCCCGCGGGGTGGTCCACCGCGACATCAAGCCGGACAACATCCTGCTCGACCGCGACTCGGGGCATGCGCTCGTCACCGACTTCGGGATCGCGCGCGCCGCCGAGGCGGATACGCGGCTCACGCTCACCGGGATCGCCGTCGGCACGCCGACCTACATGAGCCCGGAGCAGGCGCTCGGCGAGCGCGAGCTCGACGGGCGGAGCGACCTCTACTCGCTCGCCGTCGTCGGCTACCAGATGCTCGCCGGCGCCCCGCCGTTCACCGCCACGAGCGCGGCGGCGCTGCTGATGAAGCACGTCGGCGAGCGCCCCGTCCCGATCGCGCATCTCCGCCCCGACGTGCCGCTCGGCCTCGCCGCCGCGATCGACCGCGCGCTGGCGAAGAAGCCGGAGGACCGATGGGCCGACGCCGCCGAGTTCCAGCGCGCGCTGCTCGCCGCGGCGCCGATGGCCGCCGTGCCGGCGGTCCCGTCCCGCGCCGTCGCTCCCCCCCAGAGTGTGCCGCGGCCGCCGCGGCCGGCGGCTCCCGAGCCGACCGCGCCGCTCGAGTGGCGCGCGCACCGCGACGCGGCGCAGGAGCAGATCGACAACGCCCGCGAGCAGATCGAGCGTGCGCGCGACCAGCTCCGCGAGCAGCGGCGCGCGTGGCGCGAGCGGCACCGCGACCAGCGGGACGCCGTGCGCGACGCGGTGAAGGGGTACGCGAACGCCAACTGGAGCGTCGCCCGGTCGGCGATGCCCATGCAGCCGCTCCCGCTCCCGGAATCGGCGCTCGCCCAGCCGTGGCAGGGCGGGGTGGAGCGCGGCTATCCGCCCGTGGCGCTGGATCAGCGCGCCGAGTGGTTCCGCCGAAAGGTCATCCGCTCCGTCGCGCTGCTCGCGTTCCTCACGTGCGTGAACCTCGTGACGATCGCCGCGTCGCAGGTGCCGTTTCCGTGGGTGATGTTCCCGGCGATCGGGATCATTCGAGGGCTGCGGCGCCGCTGGCGTCCGCTCGCGCGCGAGGGACTGTCGTTCTCCGAGGTCATGTTCGGCGGCGGCGAGCAGGCGGTCGCCGCATCGGCGCGCGCGCACGACACGGGGCGCGCGGAGCGGCTCGTGCGGCGGCTGCAGCGGCGCGTGACGACGTTCATCATCGGCGTCGTCGGCGCCGTCGTGTCGTTCATCATCGGCGCGTCGCTCCACGCGGAGCCGATGCTCGTGCCGTTCGCCGGCTTCATGATACTGGCCGGGCTGAGCGCGCTGTCGTTCGGCGTGACCGCGATCCGCGTGCGACGCACCGGCATCAGCGTGCGCGACGCGCTCGGGAGCAGCTGGCGCGACGCGCTGGCGGCCGCGGACCGGCGGCCGCGCGAGGTGATCCTCTCCGAGCAGGTCGCGAGGCTCGCGAGCGCCGAGGTGCTTGGCGGACCGTATGCGCGTGCGGTGCGCGGCGCCGTCGACGACCGCCTAACGGTTCGCGAGACGCTCGCGAAGCTCTCGCCGGCCGACCGCGCGCTGCTCCCCGACGTGATGCCGACGATCGACGCGCTCGTGCAGCGCGTCGCCGAGCTCGCGCAGTCGCTGCACCGCCTCGACGGCGACATCTCGCCGTCGCAGCTGCCGCAGATCGAGGCGCGGCTGCGCGCGGTGGAGGCCGAGCCGGCGACCGCTCCCGACCGCGAGCGCAAGCTGCAGCTCCTGCGTCGTCAGCGCGCGTCGATCGTCGAGCTGTCGTCCAAGCGCGAGACGCTGGCCGCGCAGATGGAGAGCGCGCAGCTCGTGCTGCAGAACCTCAAGCTCGACCTCATCAAGCTCCGCTCCAAGGGCGTCGGCGCGGCGATCGGCGAGGTGTCGACGGCGACGCAGGAGGCCCGTGTGCTGTCGCGCGACATCGCGCACGCCCTGGAGGCCGCCGCGGAAGTGCGAGGACTGTGA
- a CDS encoding serine/threonine-protein kinase, producing the protein MPDPAVTTSETELRPIVERALSASYELDREIGRGGMGIVYRAKDRRLKRPVAIKLLPPELAFRSEIRTRFLREAETAAQLNHPHIVPIYSVDEHDGLVYFVMAIVDGDNLGKRIHDRGPLPIDDTRRILAEVADALAYAHSRGVVHRDIKPDNILLDAADGHALVTDFGIARAIIEGSDSRLTATGMAIGTPAYMSPEQSAGDREIDGRSDLYSLGVVAYQMLAGELPFQASSTPAMLVKHLSERPLPIEQRRPDVPPDLSAIVMRLLEKDPANRFSGAEELEGMLRGTIAPPPPTYSVRSAEPNRQGVTSDLGFPGYAAGPSAPTRPLGGAQAGMPPAAAGYPMRAESSAFGMDVAVGGQDPRWDAKPVVAFRKKLGTYVIVNAAILILSLVTNVELTWITAFWTIFMAFKYAQLWSDNYDWRDVLKQPRDRLFVDVVAEQADSVGALFDKEKRANLREKVRRERVTREWQQPAASLPPTEPLPSPARPRLPVDGAYGSHHEIVRGAMADRDEIARLLATMPKGDRDRIPDVLPSAEKLALKVQALAATVAELDRNNSVGAVEPLEREITRLEAEANPLDRVASEERVKRLAYLKRQRRALRDMSRRRDEAASNLEQCRLLLQNMRLDLVRLRTGAGGSYVQMTTVADRAMALAREVDAVVQAADEVRRI; encoded by the coding sequence GTGCCCGATCCCGCAGTCACTACCTCCGAAACCGAACTCCGACCGATCGTCGAGCGCGCGCTCTCGGCGTCGTACGAGTTGGATCGGGAGATCGGCCGCGGCGGCATGGGCATCGTCTACCGCGCGAAGGATCGCCGCCTCAAGCGGCCGGTCGCCATCAAGCTGCTCCCGCCGGAGCTCGCGTTCCGCTCCGAGATCCGCACGCGCTTCCTTCGCGAGGCGGAGACCGCGGCGCAGCTGAACCACCCGCACATCGTCCCGATCTACAGCGTCGACGAGCATGACGGGTTGGTGTACTTCGTCATGGCGATCGTCGACGGGGACAACCTCGGCAAGCGGATCCACGATCGCGGCCCGCTGCCGATCGACGACACGCGGCGCATCCTCGCCGAAGTCGCCGACGCGCTGGCGTACGCGCACTCGCGCGGCGTCGTGCACCGCGACATCAAGCCGGACAACATCCTGCTCGATGCCGCCGACGGGCACGCGCTCGTCACCGACTTCGGCATCGCGCGCGCGATCATCGAGGGGAGCGACTCGCGCCTCACGGCGACCGGCATGGCCATCGGCACGCCGGCCTACATGAGCCCCGAGCAGAGCGCCGGCGACCGCGAGATCGACGGCCGCAGCGACCTGTACTCGCTCGGCGTCGTCGCCTATCAGATGCTCGCCGGCGAGCTGCCGTTCCAGGCGTCGAGCACGCCGGCCATGCTCGTGAAGCACCTCTCGGAGCGCCCGTTGCCGATCGAGCAGCGGCGCCCGGACGTGCCGCCGGACCTGTCCGCGATCGTCATGCGGCTGCTGGAGAAGGACCCCGCGAACCGCTTCTCCGGCGCGGAGGAGCTGGAGGGCATGCTCCGCGGCACCATCGCGCCGCCGCCCCCGACGTACTCCGTGCGCTCCGCCGAGCCGAATCGGCAGGGCGTCACCTCGGACCTCGGCTTCCCGGGCTACGCCGCCGGCCCGTCGGCGCCGACGCGACCGCTCGGCGGCGCTCAGGCAGGGATGCCGCCGGCCGCCGCCGGCTATCCGATGCGCGCCGAGTCCTCCGCGTTCGGCATGGACGTCGCCGTCGGCGGCCAGGATCCACGGTGGGACGCCAAGCCCGTCGTCGCGTTCCGGAAGAAGCTCGGCACCTACGTCATCGTCAACGCCGCCATCCTCATCCTGTCGCTCGTCACGAACGTCGAGCTGACGTGGATCACGGCGTTCTGGACGATCTTCATGGCGTTCAAGTACGCCCAGCTCTGGTCGGACAACTACGACTGGCGCGACGTCCTGAAGCAGCCGCGCGACCGGCTGTTCGTCGACGTCGTGGCCGAGCAGGCCGACTCGGTGGGCGCGCTGTTCGACAAGGAGAAGCGCGCCAACCTCCGGGAGAAGGTCCGCCGCGAGCGCGTCACCCGGGAGTGGCAGCAGCCCGCCGCGTCGCTCCCGCCGACGGAGCCGCTGCCGTCGCCCGCGCGCCCCCGCCTACCGGTGGATGGCGCCTATGGGTCGCACCACGAGATCGTCCGCGGCGCGATGGCCGACCGCGACGAGATCGCGCGCCTGCTCGCCACCATGCCGAAGGGCGACCGCGATCGCATCCCCGACGTCCTCCCGTCCGCCGAGAAGCTCGCGCTGAAGGTGCAGGCGCTGGCTGCCACGGTGGCGGAGCTGGACCGCAACAACAGCGTCGGCGCCGTGGAGCCGCTTGAGCGCGAGATCACGCGTCTGGAAGCGGAGGCGAATCCGCTCGACCGCGTGGCGAGCGAGGAGCGGGTGAAGCGCCTCGCCTACCTGAAGCGCCAGCGCCGCGCGCTCCGCGACATGTCCCGTCGACGCGACGAGGCCGCGTCGAACCTCGAGCAGTGCCGCCTGCTGCTCCAGAACATGCGCCTGGACCTCGTCCGGCTCCGGACCGGCGCCGGCGGCTCCTACGTGCAGATGACGACCGTCGCCGACCGGGCGATGGCGCTCGCGCGCGAGGTGGACGCGGTGGTGCAGGCGGCCGACGAAGTGCGCCGAATCTAG
- the lon gene encoding endopeptidase La — MAQRRTLPVLPLRGTVIFPGVTQPIAAGRPGTLRAIEAALKGDRVVFAVAQRDNTDEPTPDILYSMGVIARIGQIQRGLGGVQLLLQGEQRATALQYNTGDGYLQAVIMPAEEMLPLNERDPAFEALHKETRERAAELGERRGLPEEVVHQVLDSVSEAGKFSDLVAGYIDLSVPEKQGLLETLSVEERLRRVLVHVQRQIGLLEAQEDIKSAVQEELGERQREMFLREQMKAIQKELGEDDQNKEIEELREKLSKLELPREARQEVERELGRLERAGRESMEAQVIRTYLEWIAELPWNTRSDDKLDINGASTILDEDHYGLQDVKDRVLEFLAVRQLRAQQIAEEVEKTGEVAAAKLMPDGDDATPTLASSTNDGERQITDKKEAKARAMARGPILLFTGPPGVGKTSIAKSIAKALGREYVRVALGGARDEADIRGHRRTYVGAMPGRIIQGMKQAGTKNPVFLLDEVDKLGHGFQGDPAAALLEVLDPAQNNSFVDHYLGVPFDLSECLFIATANFPQNIAGPLMDRMEVVEFAGYTEREKAEIAKKYLIPRQLEESGLGDKNVSFTDEAVMKVVSEYTREAGVRQLERQVGAVARKVARRVATGDSSMLADNKIDAGEVRELLGRPRVHPEKAGEQNEVGVATGMYYTPMGGDIMFVEAAIRRLTGARRASDSDDHTQVSGYGNVSLILTGQLGDVMKESARAALTYAATHASGLQIPEDRLGSIEVHVHVPQGAIPKDGPSAGTGIATAIVSAMSGRPVRRDVAMTGEITLRGRVLPIGGVKEKVLGAHRAGITTIILPKANEADMEDIPDEVRNVLTFHCVETLDEVFDIALLPAAKPVQTRKTEMEVAEEEAASVA, encoded by the coding sequence ATGGCACAGCGCCGAACGCTTCCCGTCCTGCCGCTGCGCGGGACGGTCATCTTTCCTGGCGTCACCCAGCCGATCGCGGCGGGGCGCCCGGGCACGCTGCGCGCCATCGAGGCGGCGCTGAAAGGCGATCGCGTCGTCTTCGCGGTCGCGCAGCGCGACAACACCGACGAGCCGACGCCGGACATCCTCTACTCGATGGGGGTGATCGCGCGCATCGGCCAGATCCAGCGCGGGCTGGGCGGCGTTCAGCTCCTGCTGCAGGGGGAGCAGCGCGCCACCGCGCTGCAGTACAACACCGGCGACGGCTATCTGCAGGCGGTGATCATGCCCGCCGAGGAGATGCTGCCGCTGAACGAGCGCGACCCGGCGTTCGAGGCGCTCCACAAGGAGACGCGCGAGCGGGCCGCGGAGCTCGGCGAGCGGCGCGGCCTGCCCGAGGAGGTCGTGCATCAGGTGCTCGACTCGGTGAGCGAGGCGGGCAAGTTCTCCGACCTCGTCGCCGGCTACATCGACCTCTCCGTGCCGGAGAAGCAGGGACTGCTGGAGACGCTCTCCGTCGAGGAGCGGCTGCGTCGCGTGCTCGTGCACGTGCAGCGGCAGATCGGGCTGCTCGAGGCGCAGGAGGACATCAAGAGCGCGGTGCAGGAGGAGCTGGGCGAGCGCCAGCGCGAGATGTTCCTGCGCGAGCAGATGAAGGCGATCCAGAAGGAGCTCGGCGAGGACGATCAGAACAAGGAGATCGAGGAGCTGCGCGAGAAGCTCTCCAAGCTCGAGCTGCCGCGCGAGGCGCGACAGGAGGTCGAGCGCGAGCTCGGTCGTCTCGAGCGCGCGGGGCGCGAGTCGATGGAGGCGCAGGTCATCCGCACGTACCTCGAGTGGATCGCCGAGCTGCCGTGGAACACGCGCTCCGACGACAAGCTGGACATCAACGGCGCGTCGACGATCCTCGACGAGGACCACTACGGGCTGCAGGACGTGAAGGACCGCGTGCTCGAGTTCCTCGCCGTTAGGCAGCTCCGCGCGCAGCAGATCGCGGAGGAGGTGGAGAAGACCGGCGAGGTCGCGGCGGCGAAGCTGATGCCCGACGGCGACGACGCGACGCCGACGCTCGCGTCGAGCACGAACGACGGCGAGCGGCAGATCACGGACAAGAAGGAGGCGAAGGCGCGCGCGATGGCGCGTGGCCCGATCCTGCTCTTCACCGGCCCGCCGGGCGTCGGCAAGACGTCGATCGCGAAGTCGATCGCGAAGGCGTTAGGCCGCGAGTACGTGCGCGTGGCGTTGGGCGGCGCGCGCGACGAGGCGGACATCCGCGGCCACCGGCGCACGTACGTCGGCGCCATGCCCGGGCGCATCATCCAAGGGATGAAGCAGGCCGGCACGAAGAACCCGGTGTTCCTGCTCGACGAGGTCGACAAGCTCGGACACGGCTTCCAGGGCGACCCGGCGGCCGCGCTGCTCGAGGTGCTCGACCCGGCGCAGAACAACTCGTTCGTCGACCACTACCTCGGCGTGCCGTTCGACCTCAGCGAGTGCCTGTTCATCGCGACGGCGAACTTCCCGCAGAACATCGCGGGGCCGCTCATGGACCGCATGGAGGTCGTGGAGTTCGCCGGCTACACCGAGCGCGAGAAGGCGGAGATCGCGAAGAAGTACCTCATCCCGCGGCAGCTCGAGGAGAGCGGTCTGGGCGACAAGAACGTGTCGTTCACCGACGAGGCGGTGATGAAGGTGGTCTCCGAGTACACGCGCGAGGCCGGCGTGCGCCAGCTCGAGCGGCAGGTGGGCGCGGTGGCGCGTAAGGTCGCGCGCCGCGTCGCGACCGGCGACAGCTCGATGCTCGCCGACAACAAGATCGACGCCGGCGAGGTGCGCGAGCTGCTCGGCAGGCCGCGCGTGCACCCCGAGAAGGCGGGCGAGCAGAACGAGGTCGGCGTGGCGACGGGGATGTACTACACGCCGATGGGCGGCGACATCATGTTCGTGGAGGCGGCGATCCGCCGACTCACGGGCGCGCGCCGCGCGTCGGACAGCGACGACCACACGCAGGTGAGCGGCTACGGCAACGTGTCGCTCATCCTCACGGGGCAGCTCGGCGACGTGATGAAGGAGTCGGCGCGCGCGGCACTGACGTACGCGGCGACGCACGCGAGCGGGCTGCAGATCCCGGAGGACCGGTTGGGCAGCATCGAGGTGCACGTGCACGTGCCGCAGGGCGCGATCCCGAAGGACGGGCCGAGCGCGGGCACCGGCATCGCCACCGCGATCGTGAGCGCGATGAGCGGCCGCCCCGTGCGGCGCGACGTCGCGATGACCGGCGAGATCACGCTCCGCGGCCGCGTGCTGCCGATCGGCGGCGTGAAGGAGAAGGTGCTCGGCGCGCACCGCGCGGGGATCACGACGATCATCCTCCCGAAGGCGAACGAGGCCGACATGGAGGACATCCCGGACGAGGTGCGGAACGTCCTCACGTTCCATTGCGTGGAGACGCTCGACGAGGTGTTCGACATCGCGCTGCTGCCGGCCGCGAAGCCGGTGCAGACGCGGAAGACGGAGATGGAGGTGGCCGAGGAGGAGGCCGCGTCGGTCGCCTGA
- a CDS encoding nucleoside deaminase, which translates to MASESRVPSPESRTSHPRELTVALPDWVDAVVDWERPYATDEDKMRLAIALSRENVQRGTGGPFGAAITEQGTGRLVAVGVNSVVRLGNCTLHAEMVAFQLAQAAVGTFTLAAAGMPVHELATSCDPCAMCLGATLWSGVRRVLCGATRDDAMLLRFEEGPVFASSWRYLSHRGLEIRRGLLREEAVAVFDLYRQKGGEIYNG; encoded by the coding sequence ATGGCCTCCGAGTCCCGAGTCCCGAGTCCCGAGTCCCGAACATCGCATCCGCGCGAGCTCACCGTCGCCCTCCCCGACTGGGTCGACGCCGTCGTCGACTGGGAGCGCCCGTACGCGACCGACGAGGACAAGATGCGCCTCGCCATCGCGCTCTCCCGCGAGAACGTGCAGCGCGGCACCGGCGGCCCGTTCGGCGCGGCCATCACGGAGCAGGGCACGGGTCGCCTCGTCGCCGTCGGCGTGAACAGCGTCGTGCGGCTGGGGAACTGCACGCTCCACGCGGAGATGGTCGCGTTCCAGCTCGCGCAGGCGGCCGTCGGCACGTTCACGCTCGCCGCGGCGGGCATGCCGGTGCACGAGCTGGCGACATCCTGCGACCCGTGCGCCATGTGCCTCGGCGCCACGCTGTGGAGCGGCGTTAGGCGCGTCCTCTGCGGCGCCACCCGCGACGACGCCATGCTGCTGCGCTTCGAGGAAGGCCCCGTCTTCGCCTCGTCGTGGCGCTACCTGTCGCACCGCGGCCTCGAGATCCGCCGAGGGCTGTTGCGCGAGGAAGCGGTCGCGGTGTTCGACTTGTACCGGCAGAAGGGCGGCGAGATCTACAACGGCTGA
- a CDS encoding transglycosylase domain-containing protein, whose protein sequence is MSATLTRRPAFTRAALLLLLAAGSLGAQPPQASTGEPWRIVPLTQSTVVYARDGAMLGEIGRQVRTSVSLRTIPRYVPNAFIAVEDKRFYQHNGVDVVGIAGALKDAVTGDVRGASTITQLLVGNMHPDAIDRRDRSPARKLREQKAALEMERHYNKEQILEAFLNTLDFGHGWFGIDAAARHYFGHPAAQLTLAEAASLASMPKSPVLYDPSRHPDRNRERRNTVLALMAEQGMITRAQADAAMAEPLRTAPNGGMAATAPWVLDVVRIQAERAGVPVREGGYRIVTTIDPKLQQAAVDALAEQTAAIEKRPGYRHATYAQAKAKNTSAGARETSYLQGAVVAIEPSTGEVRALVGGRDYEDSPFDRAIDAQRQPGSSFKPIVYAAAVAAGLPPNAPVGDTAIAVPLPNGQLYRPENSDDSYLGIIPLREALARSRNPVAVQLWTQLGPDSVIALARRMGIRSPIAPYPSSAIGASVVQPLDFVTAYATFANLGVAVEPRFVTKVEDRAGKVVWAPASPPPQLALDPRVAFIVRDMMRDVVDRGTATSVRKWLPARVPIAGKTGTTNDNADVWFVGVTPDLVMGAWLGFDKPKTITAGAVGGTLAAPVVAQALGRWYAGREPATWSPPAGLVTMELDRQTGLPADAATPPERRYTEYFIDGTQPGAQKFDAWSIFRHPGAR, encoded by the coding sequence ATGTCAGCCACTCTCACGCGCCGCCCTGCCTTCACGCGCGCGGCGCTGCTCCTCCTTCTCGCCGCCGGGTCGCTCGGCGCGCAGCCGCCGCAGGCCTCCACCGGCGAGCCGTGGCGCATCGTCCCGCTCACGCAGTCCACCGTCGTGTACGCGCGCGACGGTGCGATGCTCGGCGAGATCGGCCGCCAGGTGCGCACGAGCGTGTCGCTGCGCACCATCCCGCGCTACGTGCCCAACGCGTTCATCGCGGTGGAGGACAAGCGCTTCTACCAGCACAACGGCGTCGACGTCGTCGGCATCGCCGGAGCGTTGAAGGATGCCGTCACCGGCGACGTGCGCGGCGCGAGCACCATCACGCAGCTGCTCGTCGGGAACATGCACCCCGACGCCATCGACCGCCGCGACCGCTCGCCCGCCCGCAAGCTGCGCGAGCAGAAGGCCGCGCTGGAGATGGAGCGCCACTACAACAAGGAGCAGATCCTCGAGGCGTTCCTCAACACGCTCGACTTCGGGCACGGCTGGTTCGGCATCGACGCCGCGGCGCGCCACTACTTTGGCCACCCCGCCGCGCAGCTCACGCTCGCCGAGGCGGCGTCGCTCGCGTCGATGCCGAAGAGCCCCGTGCTCTACGACCCGAGCCGGCATCCCGACCGCAACCGCGAGCGGCGCAACACGGTGCTCGCGCTCATGGCGGAGCAGGGGATGATCACCCGCGCGCAGGCCGACGCGGCGATGGCCGAGCCGCTCCGGACCGCGCCTAACGGCGGCATGGCAGCGACCGCGCCGTGGGTGCTCGACGTCGTGCGCATCCAGGCGGAGCGTGCCGGCGTCCCCGTGCGCGAGGGCGGCTACCGTATCGTCACCACGATCGATCCCAAGCTGCAGCAGGCCGCCGTCGACGCGCTCGCCGAGCAGACTGCGGCGATCGAGAAGCGCCCCGGGTACCGGCACGCAACGTACGCGCAGGCCAAGGCGAAGAACACGAGCGCCGGCGCGCGCGAGACGTCGTACCTGCAGGGCGCCGTCGTCGCGATCGAGCCGTCGACCGGCGAGGTGCGGGCGCTCGTCGGTGGACGAGACTACGAGGATTCGCCGTTCGATCGCGCGATCGACGCGCAGCGGCAGCCGGGGTCGTCGTTCAAGCCGATCGTCTACGCGGCCGCCGTCGCCGCGGGGCTCCCGCCTAACGCGCCGGTCGGCGACACGGCCATCGCGGTGCCGCTCCCCAACGGGCAGCTGTACCGGCCGGAGAACTCGGACGACTCGTACCTCGGCATCATCCCGCTGCGCGAGGCGCTCGCTCGCTCGCGCAACCCGGTCGCCGTGCAGCTCTGGACGCAGCTCGGTCCCGATTCCGTCATCGCGCTCGCGCGCCGCATGGGGATCCGCTCGCCCATCGCGCCGTATCCGTCGAGCGCGATCGGGGCGTCGGTCGTGCAGCCGCTCGACTTCGTCACCGCGTACGCGACGTTCGCGAACCTCGGCGTCGCCGTCGAGCCGCGCTTCGTCACGAAGGTCGAGGACCGCGCGGGTAAGGTGGTGTGGGCGCCCGCGAGCCCGCCGCCGCAGCTCGCGCTCGACCCGCGGGTCGCGTTCATCGTGCGCGACATGATGCGCGACGTCGTCGACCGCGGCACGGCGACCAGCGTGCGCAAGTGGCTGCCCGCGCGCGTGCCGATCGCCGGCAAGACGGGCACGACGAACGACAACGCCGACGTGTGGTTCGTCGGCGTCACGCCCGATCTCGTGATGGGCGCGTGGCTCGGCTTCGACAAGCCGAAGACGATCACCGCCGGCGCCGTCGGCGGCACGCTCGCCGCGCCCGTCGTGGCACAGGCGCTCGGCCGCTGGTACGCCGGACGCGAGCCCGCCACGTGGTCGCCGCCCGCCGGCCTCGTGACGATGGAGCTCGACCGCCAGACGGGCCTCCCCGCCGACGCCGCGACGCCCCCCGAGCGCCGCTACACCGAGTACTTCATCGACGGCACGCAGCCCGGCGCGCAGAAGTTCGACGCGTGGTCGATCTTCCGGCATCCCGGGGCGCGCTGA